A single window of Ignavibacteriota bacterium DNA harbors:
- a CDS encoding ATP-dependent Clp protease adaptor ClpS — MPLETPDVVTEVTDGTDTTHPAKVILYNDNIHTFEDVALQLVKAIRCSYKRGLAYADEVHTRGKACVYVGDMTECLRVSAVLEEIALHTQIEM, encoded by the coding sequence ATGCCGCTAGAGACCCCTGACGTCGTAACCGAGGTAACCGACGGCACCGATACGACGCATCCTGCCAAGGTGATCCTCTACAACGACAATATCCACACGTTCGAAGACGTGGCCCTCCAGCTCGTCAAAGCCATACGCTGTTCGTACAAGCGCGGCCTCGCATACGCCGATGAGGTCCATACCCGTGGCAAGGCCTGCGTCTATGTCGGAGATATGACGGAGTGTCTGCGCGTCAGCGCGGTGCTGGAGGAGATTGCGCTTCATACGCAGATTGAGATGTAG